TTTTGGTGGTGATTGAAGGTGGCCGAAAGTTTCTGCAGTTTTTTTTTTCAAAAACTAACAACTTTAGCCGACGATATTTAAATACTATATTCGTCGGCTATAGTATTTTTTAATTTTTTTTATAAGGTTTAGCCGACGAAATATGGCATGTTTCGTCGGCTATAGTTATTTTTTTAATTTTTTTATAAGGTTTAGCCGACGAAACATACTATATTTCGTCGGCTATAGTTATTTTTTTAAATTTTTTTTTATAAGGTTTAGCCGACGAATATCTTAATTGTTTCGTCGGCTAAAGTCTGGGAAAAAAACCGACGACATGTTTTTCGTCGGCTAAACTGTGGGACTATAGCCGACGACCTCTTCTTTTTTCGTCAGCTAAAGTCATCGCCGACGACCTTTTCCCGACGAAATCTTAGCCGACGAATTAGGCTAACAGGCCGACGAAACTTTTTCGTCGGCTAAAGTGCTTGTCCTGGTAGTGTATCTTCACACAAGCATCATACTGAGTTTGGATAAGACTATGAAAAGCGGTGAAAGCCGAAAACACAGCATCCCTGTTTTTAAATAACACAACCCAAGTTAATATTGTAAAGTCATCAATAAACAAAACAAAGTACTTCATTCATGTCAATGTCAATTCTTCAAAGGCCCCCATACATCAGAATGAATCAACTCGAATGGTGCAGAACTAGAAGAAAAACTAGGAGAATAACTGGACTTATGACTCTTAGCAAAAACACAAGTTTCACAATGGAGACTTGCCTCTTTTATTCCAAAAAACAAAGATGGCATCGACTTCTTCATGACTCCAAAAGATGGATGACCCATTCGGCGATGCCATAGCCAAATTTCTTTTACTCAATCAGAACTCAATGTCAGGGCAACGGTTGGTGACGGTGCTCTTGCTTCCCCGCTGTACATGCAATCCAAGTGAAACAGCCTCCCCCACAGATCCCCCTTGCCTATTATCGCCTGAGATGACAGGTCCTGGAAGATAACATACATAGGAAAAACGGTGACAGAGCATTTGTTTTGTGAATTCAATTCAGAAATAGACAATAAGTGATGTGATAGAGCGGGAACATAAAAGACTTTGTTTAACACAATTGTTGGAGTAACTTGAATTGACCCTATACCTAGGACCGGGAAGGACACCTCATTTGCATTAGACACTTCATGTATGGGAGATGGGGACAGACTTGAAAAAAAAAGACTTATCAAATGTCATATGATCAAACGCACCAGAATCAATTATCCATGTATCACTACAGTAAAGTCAGAAATTTTTAAGGCAATACCAATTTTACCTCTTTTCTCCTGAGAACACATACCTGTGGTGAGGTCTTTTCCTGCTACTCCATAGAAATCAAGTTCTTGGACCAACTGAATGGCAGCCTTGCCACCACGGCTTTTATCATAGGTAGCTCCTTGATTTGTTTTCTTAGGACACGAGTTCTTGTAGTGTCCAAACTCCTTATAATAGAAGCACTGCACCTTAGCAAGATCTGGTCCACGAGTAGGCTGGATTTGAAGTGCACGGGAAATTCAGGTTGATCACCAAAGATTGCAAGATTCATTGTAAAGAGGATTTGATGATAGAGGAACAGAACAAGTACGACAGAATTCGACGAAATCGAAAGCTTCCTTCGACACGTTGAACAGATAAATTGGGACAGGTTTAGAACAAATTTGCAGCGGAAAACAATAGGGTCAGATTACCAAGATTGCCAGGATCGACTTAGGCTCTGATGCCAAGTCAAACAGAACACAAAAGGTTGAGAATTTTTTTATGTATTGAACAAATCCCAAGTCGGGTTTATATACAAGCACAATTCTAACCCTAGAAGGAAACTAATTACACCGAAAGATTTACATAATCCTAATTGATTACAGAATATACATCTTGCTAATAGACTAGGATTGAGACTCACGTTAACATAAATTTCTCACTCATACTCTACTTTCATAGGGCTATTGACCATTTTCGTTGCTAGTGAAAAACATATCATCCATTTTCAAGTGAAATTTTTTCACGGAAATAACTTGGGTGACCAGCTTCACCCCACCTCCTTTGATGTCGTTGGCCGTCGTACGATTGTCGTTTACGAGCAACCACATCAAGAGCATTGAACTGTTGAAGCACCACCCGCCGTTTCCTACATAAACATTCGAAATCAAAACAAAACCAAATCCAAAGGACTCTGAAAAATGCAGAGCTTATTAGCACCAATACGACCTCGTTTCACATCATTAAGGTTCCTCACAACCTTCCGAGCATTCTCTTCTTCTTCTTCTTCTTCTTCTTCTTCAGATTACTCCAACCAGTCCCGCGGTGGCCTCCCTCGCTTCTTCTCCGAACGCCTCCCTTCTTCCAAGGCACTCCCCTCTCTCTCTTTCTCTCCCACACTTCGTCACTGTAGATTTTGAGCTTAACTGTTTCAAATTTCAATGGGTAACACAGGGAGGCCTAGTTCGTGTACAAGACGATGAGTTCTGGCACATGACCAAAGTCTTGAGATTACGCGCCAACGATAGGTACCTTCAGCAAATTCGAATCGGGTTGTGCTCAATTTTCAATCTTATGATGATTGTGAAATTAAAAGCTTCAATTTTGTATTAGGAAATTAGGGTTCTTTTTGTTTGGAATTGTGGATTTAGTGGTGGTGTGGATGAATGTGTGCAAGGGTAGAGCTGTTTAATGGGAAAGGAGGCTTGGTGGAAGGTGTCATACAGACCGTGGACCGGTCCGGGTTAGATTTTATGGCATTGGAAGATCCAAAGGTGGTTCTCCCACAGAGCACGCAGTGGCATGTGTTTGCAGCTTTTGGTGAGTGATTTGTGCTGTTTTTCGGTAGAGTTGTTTAAGGCTTTGAGGGGTGTCTCATCACATGTTAAAATGGTGCTCTTGTTTAGGTACTTTAAAGGGCGGTCGAGCTGATTGGCTTGTTGAGAAATGCACAGTATGTTTTGGTTGTTGAAAGATGATGTTTTAAGGTGGTTTCATTATCAATGCTATTGCTGATGATAGTTTGGATTTTGGTTTTGCTGTCTTAGGAGCTGGGGGCTGGTAGTGTGACTCCTCTGCTGACGGAGCGGTCTCCTTCTATCTCAGGAAATCGGCTGGATAGGTTGCAGAGAGTCAATATGGCAGCTGCTAAACAATGTAAATATTTAACTCTGGTGATATTCTCGAAATGCATTGACAGACTTGTCTTCTATTGAACGTAATTTTATGAGCTGTTATGATTGGAAGCTATTTGGAGCTTGAACTTCTACGCTGTCTGGGATTTATATATTTTTCACTCATTAGTCATCTCACTTGTCCCCATGGCTACTTCTGTGACAGGCCAACGGCTCCATGAAATGGTGTTGAATCCCCCAATGAAAATCGATGGTATTTTGCCTCTTGTGAGTTCCTTTTCCCATTTTGTTCTACTTTTTAAATTGGACAACTGTCTTGGTTCTGGTTATATAACAATAGCTTAATAGCTACTATAATTTGAATTTGGGCTTGTAATTAGGATTATTTTTTGTTTGTCTTAAAAATTTTGTGTGCTATTTTCTGCCACCCGAGGGTTGTAGTTCCATTTTAATAATCAGCTCATCAGCTCTTTGAGATTCTGTTTTGAACTTTTGATTGATGACAGGTGTTTTGTTGATCACAACTATTCATATCCTTCCCTTCTTAACTAGGTGTATAATTTTATTCTTAGGTTGCACAGTCCAAGCTATCTTTTTTGGCGGTTGCAGAAGCTACTTCTCTTGTTACTGCATTAACTTCATCAGGAAGGGAGACCAGTGGACTGATTGTGGTTGGACCAGAAGGCGGTAAGTATGCATTCTGTAATTAGTTTTCTATTCATCTAGTTATGTTCATGCCCAGGAACATAAATGCAAAAAACCTGACTGGAAACAGTCACTCTACATTTGTATGTGATTCTGTTGCGAATGCTGCATTTGTATCCCAAAATTGGAGGATTTAGTTGGGGATTGATGGGCAATTGATTAGGCCTATATTGAGGAACTCGGGTAACAAAGCGGTCGTTTGGAAGGGTTTTCATTGATGAACCATTCTTTGAAGAATAAAATCAATATATTATTTGGAAAATAGAGAAAGACACTAGGTAACCATGTGTGTAACATATGTAATTTGGAATTTTTAATTAAGGTTTGTTAACTGTCAAAACCTGAACACACAAGTACAAGTTGCAAAATACCTTTACTAATAGATTGTTACGATAGTGTAACCAGTGCATCAGGAACTGAAATTTGTGGTTTCCTAGTCTCTTTGACAAACAAATAAACACATGTCTCCAAATACTACTAGGTCCGTACTGCACAGGACACCAAACTGTTTCTGTGGCTTTTAAGAAGACAGTTACTGTATAACCAAGCATGGTACTATGGCTAGTGCATACGTCGGTCTTAGAATGTTGTCTCTTAGGAATACGTCATCTTAAAGGATCTTAGATTGTGTCCCAAGTTAGAGTAGTATTACTTTTTTGGGTAAGGAATGTAACTAAAGTTGGAGGAGGTGCTTATGGTCAGAATATGCAATTGTGTGTGTTCATTGCCAGTAGGTTTTGATTCTTGTATTGCATGCATGCCTCCTTTGCATTCATTAATGTATCATATAAGATAATAAGATAACATTTGCGCTGTTTAATTCTGAGATTATATATGAATGTTCATCATTGTGGATTTATTTTGGTGTGCTCTTGCTTCAGACTTCACGGAAAAAGAGGTGAATGAATTGATAAAAGCTGGATGTATCTCTGTTGGTCTTGGTCCGCATCGACTCCGTGTGGAAACTGCAACAGTGGCTCTTCTGGCCACTCTGATGTTATGGTCTGATTCTCAAGAAACATGTGGTTCTTAAACACTTTCTCATGGCAAGTCTGTTTTTGTTTCTTTGATCTCTAGATAGGGTTGAACTTCATCGAGTTTTGTTGTACCGCTAACTTTAGGTCAAATGTAGATGATTGGTTGTTTCATAATGTCTTCTTGTTGATTGAAGGTTAACTTTAGCATTAGGATAGGAGCTTTCTACCCACCTTAGGAAACTGAATCTTACTAGACACTGGGTCAAATCGTGTGAATATGTTGTAGTTTCTCTTTTTGAGAGAATGTTGTTGAGAACTATCAGTATTTAACAGAAATGACATTGTTCTAGTCGTGCGTCTTCAGTTTTTGGCTTGGCTATACATTTAGTGTCTGCTGGAAACCCAATTGACATGGCTACAGCTACAGTTTAAACCTAATGGAAGTCTCATGTTACTTTTTATTTCGATTTTTTAGGTTTACCAACTTATAGCCTTATAGGTCAGACTAAGTAACTTGTTAGTAGTGAGATTTGGCTAAGTACTTGTAGACATGACAACTGGTTGTTCAGTTACAGTATAGCTGAAAACTTGTCCTGGAAGTCTTCCGTATGTCCCAAATGATCTGTCCAAGAGATTCATGAGAGCTGAGTAGAGCAAATATATGATTTTACATTTGATCAGCCTTTAGGCCAAATGTAGATGATTGCTTGTTTCATAATGTCTTCTTGTTGATCATTTGAAGATTAGTTTAGCATGAGGATAGGAGCTTTCCACTGTTGAAACACCATGTTACTGAGTTCTGTAGTATAAATGCTTCTAATACAATTTATGAGATATTCGTGCGAACTTTTTAGTTTGGTAGAGATATCGATACATACTTTGTCTTTTCGAGAGTTGCATTTTTCAATATACATATTGATATTCTCTTTTATGCATTTACTGCTCTTAGGAGACTGAATCTTAATAGAAGAGAATAGTTTCTAGTTTCTATTGTTGAAAGAAGGATATTGACCCATCAGAATTTAACAACAATGATATCAATCTACTAGGATGTCTTCAGTTTTTCGCTTGGCTAAACATTTCTTGTCTGCTGGAAACCCGATTGACATGGCTGCTGTCTAAGACCTATTGGAACTCATATAGTTTAAATATATGTCTCAGCTTTTAGTTCTTCCAACTTATAAGTAGGACTATATAACTTGTTAGTAGTGAGACTTTTTGCTGAATCCTATTAGACATCAGACTAATTACTAGTTCTTAAGGTTGGAAAGTGCACAATGAGACTTCACTCTCAAGTCGACTTTCTTAGTCTTCATGTTCTTTCAGAATACATTGTATAGTGATAAACCTGACATGGAAATCTTATATATGTCCCAGATGATCTGTTCAAGAAATTCATGAGAACTGAGTGGAACAAATATTAGATTTTACATTTAAGCAGCCTTTCCAATCATCCTTCACATCAACACCTTCTCTCTTTCTCTTGTCTTATCTTGCATGAAGTGAAATCAACATGAAGCTGAAGTGAGCAAGCATCTGATCTTGACCCGGACCTTGTGTGATTCCTTCCTCTGAACCATGCTGCAAAAGTCTAATAGGAAATTATAGACCATGATTAATAAAATGAGAATGTATGATACATGCAAGCCATGAAGTCGGGCATTTTTTTTCTCTGTTTGTCATTGTCATTATGTTGATGAGAAATTAGGGTTCTTCATGTCAATAATTTAGGCCAGGAGTCAATGTTTTGGCTTTTTGATTGTTCTGGGATTCAAATCTCAAACGTCAGAAGCTACGTAAGACAACCAGTGGTTGGTTGAAATGGGTTTATGGTCCTCAAAAGTCTTTTGTTCTCTTCAGGAACAAATGCCGTGCAGGTTGATTCATATAATAACAAGTCCAAGTATGATTCTTTTCACAGTTTCAAACAGCATTTTCTCTGAGAAATTCATGAAAATTTCGACCAACAAAGGAACTCTCAAGGTTTATTGGTTTCTTCAGGACTTGGATAAATTTCGTTGAACGGTAAAAACCTCATACTGTACTGTGCAACACTTGCACCCCATCTTCTTTGTTATTAGCGCTAGACGCTTGTGCTTGCAATTCTTTTCTAGCGGTTAAGAAGTTGTAATTTTAAGATATCATGTGATCGTATCAAACTCATAATCTCAACATTCTTTATCGTATATCATGTTTTGTCATGCCGTGTCATTTATTAACATTCTCAACATTCGTTTGTGTTTGCGTCGAAATTGTTAATCTTCTAAAATATCTTTTATAAATTCATTATCATTGATTGATCGAACATTTTGTGCTCGAATTTTATTTTGCCCAAATAATGCATCATCTGTGAGAAGGCAGATTTTTTTATTTTTTTTTAACCACTTGGAAATACTTATCCATTATTATTTTTAGGCATTTCTAGCCACCTTAAATGGCAGCATCTTTAATACTTACCATAAACAGTAATTTAAGGAAGGTGTACATACTTCTGTACTGTGTAGCTGAAATGGTGAATACTTACCATAAACAGTGATTTAAGGAAGGTGTAAATACTTTTGTACTGTGTAGATAAAATAGTGTTGTCCGACGACCTTGGGCAGAAAGCCAGCAACTACTAACTAATTCTTCCAACGTGAAGCGTGCCATATTAATGTGCAGTCGTTGCGTCATTCTCAGCCCTACGAGTCAGCGCATTGGGGACATTTCATGATCTTAATAGTACTAAGCTACCCTTACTTGCTCCGCTAATAACATAGCAGCCACTATGTATCATTTCTTTTGCAGACTTTTATTTAGAACTTCAAAGACCGAAAATTTCTATTTACATCGGTGCTTTGTGAGTTTGGATGAAGGAATAATTATCCATCAATAATCGGAGATAGAATCTA
The window above is part of the Fragaria vesca subsp. vesca linkage group LG2, FraVesHawaii_1.0, whole genome shotgun sequence genome. Proteins encoded here:
- the LOC101304836 gene encoding ribosomal RNA small subunit methyltransferase E-like yields the protein MQSLLAPIRPRFTSLRFLTTFRAFSSSSSSSSSSDYSNQSRGGLPRFFSERLPSSKGGLVRVQDDEFWHMTKVLRLRANDRVELFNGKGGLVEGVIQTVDRSGLDFMALEDPKVVLPQSTQWHVFAAFGTLKGGRADWLVEKCTELGAGSVTPLLTERSPSISGNRLDRLQRVNMAAAKQCQRLHEMVLNPPMKIDGILPLVAQSKLSFLAVAEATSLVTALTSSGRETSGLIVVGPEGDFTEKEVNELIKAGCISVGLGPHRLRVETATVALLATLMLWSDSQETCGS